The Stomoxys calcitrans chromosome 3, idStoCalc2.1, whole genome shotgun sequence genome includes a region encoding these proteins:
- the LOC106084932 gene encoding adult cuticle protein 1-like, producing MKFAFAVVLLALAVGVQSSGWGGPWGGPWVGAWGAHGAWGGPWAGPWGGHAAVDLSAHAPWGLAGHGAWGGYPGISLSQGPGHAHAAHGPGVYVAKTRGAVHTAPLAGHVNSATSVNVAPAPGTH from the exons ATGAAG TTCGCCTTTGCCGTAGTCTTGTTGGCCCTTGCTGTTGGTGTCCAATCGTCTGGTTGGGGCGGTCCCTGGGGAGGCCCATGGGTTGGAGCCTGGGGCGCTCATGGTGCATGGGGTGGTCCATGGGCCGGACCATGGGGAGGTCATGCCGCTGTTGACCTTAGTGCCCATGCTCCATGGGGACTGGCCGGTCACGGTGCCTGGGGTGGATATCCCGGCATTTCATTGAGCCAAGGACCAGGACATGCTCATGCCGCTCATGGACCCGGTGTTTACGTTGCCAAGACCCGTGGTGCTGTCCACACAGCTCCCTTAGCCGGCCATGTTAACTCTGCCACTTCTGTGAATGTGGCTCCTGCACCAGGCACCCATTAA